A section of the Cutibacterium granulosum genome encodes:
- a CDS encoding HAD-IIA family hydrolase has product MTEALIDSHDAALFDLDGVVYLGSEVVPAVPATMSRLRARGVGVGFVTNNAARATTVVADQLTDMGIPAAPSDVVSSAEAVTALVATELGQGTRVLIAATSNVDDLARQRGLVPVHSADEHPQAVIQGYDPDIEWSRLEEAAFAVQAGAHWYASNPDMTRPTDRGLVPGLGAQLAVVGACVDREPTMAGKPARPLLEATCTRLGCHRPIFVGDRLDTDILGARNAGITSLFVLTGAHGVHDLMDADPDRRPDHIGADLGALLEPPQRVVVDGDAARCDGQLVRQIDGDLEVDLTNHDMAAQLCGVRALLELVWTDRVPVNHDALSVFDLLH; this is encoded by the coding sequence ATGACTGAAGCACTCATTGATTCCCATGACGCCGCGCTCTTCGACCTGGACGGCGTGGTGTATCTCGGATCCGAGGTCGTGCCGGCGGTACCTGCCACGATGTCCCGGCTGCGTGCGCGTGGCGTGGGCGTGGGTTTCGTGACGAACAACGCCGCTCGGGCCACCACCGTGGTCGCCGATCAGCTCACCGACATGGGCATTCCCGCGGCACCCTCGGACGTCGTCTCCTCCGCAGAGGCCGTGACGGCCCTGGTCGCCACCGAGCTGGGGCAGGGGACCCGGGTCCTCATCGCCGCTACCTCCAATGTCGACGATCTGGCCCGACAACGCGGTCTCGTCCCGGTACACAGCGCTGATGAGCATCCGCAGGCTGTCATCCAGGGCTATGACCCGGACATCGAGTGGTCACGGTTGGAGGAGGCGGCCTTTGCCGTCCAGGCCGGTGCGCACTGGTACGCGTCCAATCCCGACATGACTCGCCCCACCGATCGCGGGCTGGTCCCGGGGCTCGGGGCGCAACTTGCCGTCGTGGGTGCTTGCGTCGATCGGGAACCGACGATGGCCGGCAAGCCGGCTCGCCCCCTGCTGGAAGCCACATGCACTCGGCTGGGGTGCCATCGACCGATCTTCGTCGGGGACCGGTTGGACACCGACATCCTTGGCGCCCGCAATGCCGGCATCACGTCGCTGTTCGTCCTCACCGGGGCCCATGGGGTGCACGACCTCATGGATGCCGATCCTGATCGTCGCCCCGACCACATCGGTGCCGATCTCGGTGCGCTCCTCGAGCCACCCCAGCGAGTTGTCGTCGACGGCGACGCGGCACGGTGCGATGGGCAGCTCGTACGCCAGATCGATGGCGATCTCGAGGTCGACCTGACCAACCATGACATGGCAGCCCAGCTCTGCGGGGTGCGGGCCCTGCTGGAGCTCGTGTGGACGGATAGGGTGCCCGTGAACCACGACGCTCTGTCGGTGTTCGACCTGCTGCACTGA
- the recN gene encoding DNA repair protein RecN gives MITTLTIRNLGVIEDASLELAGSLTAVTGETGAGKTMVVSSLGLLLGQKADPGLVRHGTDRAVVEAVMSCDEQMARHVTEVGGDCEDGEVICNRQVLSSRRSRAVLGGARVTAGQLGSLTSQTITIHGQSEQIRLTDPAHQLLMLDRAGGEEMAAALHDHHELWSRYTDVAARLHEATTGRDEKDLQIEVLRRRLDEFDKVDPHPGEDDELLATSRHMQVAQTLRESLQQADQFLNGAQGEAELQPGALALVSQAAAQLAAMGDEDPRAAGLAQRAQGIEVDLTDLAADVARLAAESDTGPGELDEVMARLSAIQRLLRSRATTLDDLLRTTQQDRENLDHLVGGDDDVDELTAQVQQLKGQLAASASRLSAIRHRTAARLHHDLTPELAALAMPSARVEFQLDEAPMGPTGTDAVTIMLAANSGAAPASLSKAASGGELSRVRLALEVVLAGSESGRTLVFDEIDSGVGGSVGIEIGRRLAALATRHQVIVVTHLAQVAAFADTHLVVTKADDGRITRSGVREVGEADRERELARMMSGMSGSQTAVDHARELLDLARGGQPSRDSGL, from the coding sequence ATGATCACCACACTCACCATCCGCAATCTCGGAGTCATCGAGGACGCCTCCCTGGAACTCGCCGGGTCACTCACCGCCGTCACCGGTGAGACCGGTGCCGGAAAGACGATGGTCGTGAGCTCCTTGGGGCTGCTGCTCGGGCAGAAGGCCGACCCCGGTCTGGTGCGCCACGGCACGGATCGTGCTGTCGTGGAGGCCGTCATGTCCTGTGACGAGCAGATGGCACGACACGTCACCGAGGTCGGCGGGGATTGCGAGGATGGTGAGGTCATCTGCAACCGTCAGGTGCTGTCGTCGCGGCGCTCCCGGGCCGTACTGGGTGGAGCACGGGTGACGGCCGGCCAACTCGGTTCGCTGACCTCCCAGACCATCACCATCCATGGCCAGTCCGAGCAGATCCGACTCACCGATCCTGCCCACCAGCTCCTCATGCTCGACCGAGCTGGAGGAGAGGAGATGGCCGCGGCGCTGCATGACCACCACGAGCTGTGGTCGCGATACACCGACGTGGCGGCTCGGCTGCACGAGGCCACCACTGGACGAGACGAGAAGGATCTGCAGATCGAGGTGCTCCGCCGCCGCCTCGACGAGTTCGACAAGGTCGATCCGCACCCCGGTGAGGACGACGAGCTCCTCGCCACCTCACGGCACATGCAGGTGGCCCAGACCCTGCGTGAATCGCTGCAGCAGGCCGACCAGTTCCTCAACGGAGCGCAGGGCGAGGCAGAGCTGCAACCGGGCGCCCTGGCCCTGGTGAGCCAGGCAGCTGCCCAACTCGCCGCGATGGGGGACGAGGACCCACGTGCCGCCGGACTGGCCCAGCGAGCCCAGGGCATCGAGGTCGACCTCACCGATCTGGCTGCCGACGTCGCACGACTGGCCGCCGAGTCCGACACCGGGCCCGGTGAACTCGACGAGGTCATGGCACGGCTCAGCGCCATCCAACGTCTGCTGCGCTCCCGGGCGACGACACTGGACGATCTGCTGAGAACCACCCAGCAGGATCGGGAGAATCTCGACCACCTCGTCGGCGGTGATGACGACGTCGACGAGCTGACCGCACAGGTGCAGCAGCTCAAGGGCCAACTCGCTGCCTCGGCCTCCCGGCTGAGTGCGATCCGGCACCGCACCGCAGCTCGACTGCACCACGACCTCACCCCGGAGCTGGCAGCTCTGGCGATGCCATCGGCCCGGGTGGAGTTCCAGCTCGACGAAGCACCGATGGGCCCCACCGGCACCGATGCCGTCACCATCATGCTGGCTGCGAACTCGGGGGCTGCCCCGGCATCGCTGTCCAAGGCCGCTTCCGGTGGTGAGCTGTCCCGGGTCCGATTGGCCCTGGAGGTCGTCCTGGCCGGGAGCGAGAGTGGGAGAACCCTGGTCTTCGACGAGATCGACTCCGGCGTCGGCGGCAGCGTCGGCATCGAGATCGGACGCCGACTGGCAGCCCTGGCCACCCGCCACCAGGTCATCGTCGTCACCCACCTGGCGCAGGTGGCTGCCTTCGCCGACACCCATCTGGTCGTCACCAAGGCCGATGACGGGCGTATCACCCGATCTGGGGTGCGTGAGGTCGGCGAGGCGGATCGGGAACGGGAACTTGCCCGGATGATGAGTGGCATGTCCGGTTCGCAGACCGCCGTCGACCATGCTCGCGAGCTGCTGGACCTTGCCCGGGGCGGCCAACCATCACGAGACAGTGGGCTGTGA
- a CDS encoding energy-coupling factor ABC transporter ATP-binding protein: MIEFHDLSLSVDEYDVEGNHRTTTILRDVDVTLPERRIAVVGPNGAGKSTLLKLVNGLAEPTSGTVLVNGIEPKANPGLARRQAGYVFTNPMAQLVMSTPVADVELSLRSSIKDRRARHRRALELLDRQGLSDIAGRSVHDLSGGERQLVSLASVLAVEPDIILADEPTTLLDLRNREMLRIAFERLDQQILCCTHDLELAASFDRALAVEGGQIVDDGEPAAVIAGYRRRMVGRLQ; encoded by the coding sequence GTGATCGAGTTCCACGATCTCAGCCTGAGCGTTGACGAGTACGACGTCGAGGGCAACCATCGCACCACCACCATCCTACGCGACGTCGACGTCACCCTGCCCGAGCGCCGCATCGCCGTGGTCGGCCCCAACGGTGCCGGAAAGTCGACCCTGCTCAAACTCGTCAACGGCCTGGCCGAACCCACCAGCGGCACCGTCCTCGTCAACGGAATAGAGCCGAAGGCCAACCCGGGACTGGCCCGGCGACAGGCGGGTTACGTCTTCACCAACCCCATGGCCCAACTGGTGATGTCCACTCCGGTGGCCGACGTGGAGTTGTCATTGCGCAGCAGCATCAAGGATCGCAGGGCTCGTCATCGTCGAGCCCTGGAACTGCTCGACAGGCAGGGACTCTCCGACATCGCAGGGCGCTCCGTCCACGACCTGTCAGGTGGGGAGCGCCAACTCGTCTCCCTGGCCAGCGTGCTTGCCGTCGAACCAGACATCATCCTGGCCGATGAACCGACGACCCTGCTGGACCTGCGCAATCGGGAGATGCTGCGCATCGCCTTCGAGCGCCTCGACCAGCAGATCCTGTGCTGCACCCACGATCTGGAACTGGCGGCCAGCTTCGACCGGGCCCTGGCCGTCGAGGGTGGGCAGATCGTCGACGACGGGGAGCCCGCAGCCGTCATCGCCGGGTACCGACGCAGAATGGTGGGGCGGCTGCAGTGA
- a CDS encoding TlyA family RNA methyltransferase, protein MTRLDVELVSRGLVRSRTLAARLIKEGKVRVGGSVVTKPSTPVDAHTPLMAEQEPWVSRGAYKLLGGLDDLDVRVPPLVLDAGASTGGFTQVVLDRGAERVFAIDVGHGQMAPQLAEDPRVVMREGLNLRDLTLDDLDGQPVDLVVGDVSFISLTMLLEPLSAATHDASQMLLLVKPQFEVGRKDLGARGVVTDPMLQARAVDTVVSQASALGWTLMGTAPSRITGQDGNREFFVHVVRST, encoded by the coding sequence ATGACTCGGCTGGACGTGGAACTGGTGTCGCGCGGCCTGGTGCGCTCACGCACCCTTGCTGCCCGACTCATCAAGGAGGGCAAGGTCCGGGTGGGGGGATCCGTCGTCACCAAGCCGTCGACCCCGGTGGACGCACACACCCCCCTCATGGCCGAGCAGGAGCCGTGGGTCTCCCGAGGGGCGTACAAACTCCTGGGTGGTCTTGACGATCTGGACGTCAGGGTGCCGCCTCTGGTGCTCGATGCCGGGGCGTCGACCGGGGGATTCACCCAGGTGGTTCTCGACCGGGGCGCCGAGCGCGTCTTCGCCATCGACGTGGGACACGGCCAGATGGCTCCCCAACTCGCCGAGGACCCCCGTGTCGTCATGCGGGAGGGGTTGAACCTGCGGGATCTCACCCTCGATGACCTCGACGGGCAGCCGGTCGATCTCGTCGTGGGGGACGTGTCGTTCATCTCACTCACCATGCTTCTGGAGCCACTGAGCGCAGCAACCCATGATGCGTCGCAGATGCTGCTGCTCGTCAAGCCGCAGTTCGAGGTGGGCAGGAAGGACCTTGGTGCCCGTGGGGTCGTCACCGATCCCATGCTGCAGGCCAGAGCCGTGGACACGGTCGTCTCGCAGGCATCGGCGCTCGGCTGGACCCTCATGGGCACGGCCCCCAGCAGGATCACGGGTCAGGACGGCAATCGCGAATTCTTCGTCCACGTCGTGCGCAGTACGTGA
- a CDS encoding NAD kinase, whose amino-acid sequence MSEAASQRVPGPDAPADSPRVVAVISHPIREDAFDAAGEFIAGIAEQGVSSVVLADQRDALQQKVPGVPLTTIDPSEVNPRESRIEVVVVFGGDGTILRAAEWALPRRVPMLGVNLGHVGFLAELERSDMNSLVRQVIDRAYTVEDRLVLEVTLTDAAGEEHWRSFAANELSVEKASRRRMLDLIASIDGLAVQRWNCDGILVSTPTGSTAYAFSAGGPVMWPDVDAILMVPVAAHALFARPLVTSPRARLDIDIQPDGADSGIMWCDGRRSCQVRPGDRITVVRHEANLRIARLSEQPFTSRLVKKFALPVVGWRQGQATS is encoded by the coding sequence GTGAGTGAAGCAGCATCCCAGAGAGTTCCCGGACCAGATGCGCCTGCCGACTCGCCCCGAGTCGTCGCGGTGATATCACATCCCATTCGGGAGGATGCCTTTGACGCTGCCGGGGAGTTCATCGCCGGTATCGCCGAGCAGGGTGTGTCCAGCGTGGTACTTGCCGACCAACGCGACGCTCTGCAGCAGAAGGTCCCCGGGGTGCCGCTGACGACGATCGATCCCAGCGAGGTGAACCCACGCGAGAGCCGTATCGAGGTCGTCGTCGTGTTCGGGGGCGATGGCACCATCCTGCGTGCTGCCGAATGGGCTCTTCCTCGTCGGGTCCCCATGCTGGGGGTCAACCTTGGGCATGTCGGGTTCTTGGCGGAGCTGGAGCGCTCCGACATGAACTCCCTGGTGCGCCAGGTCATTGACCGTGCCTACACCGTCGAGGACCGCCTGGTGCTCGAGGTCACCCTCACCGACGCCGCTGGTGAGGAACACTGGAGATCCTTTGCTGCCAATGAGCTGAGCGTGGAGAAGGCGTCGCGGCGCCGTATGCTCGACCTCATCGCCTCCATCGACGGCCTGGCCGTGCAGCGGTGGAACTGCGACGGAATCCTGGTGTCCACTCCCACCGGATCCACGGCCTACGCCTTCTCCGCCGGGGGACCGGTGATGTGGCCGGACGTCGACGCCATCCTCATGGTGCCGGTGGCCGCCCACGCGCTTTTTGCCCGCCCCTTGGTCACCTCCCCACGTGCTCGACTGGACATCGACATCCAACCTGACGGTGCCGATTCCGGGATCATGTGGTGCGACGGACGGCGCAGCTGTCAGGTGCGTCCCGGTGACCGGATCACCGTGGTGCGCCATGAGGCGAACCTGCGCATCGCGCGACTCTCCGAGCAGCCGTTCACCTCGCGGCTGGTGAAGAAGTTCGCCCTGCCGGTCGTGGGATGGCGACAGGGGCAGGCCACGTCATGA
- a CDS encoding energy-coupling factor transporter transmembrane component T: MPLWAKYLVVLLVGVVPFIWRRWWLSIGCAMLAVVIILVVARLPSRAALRLGPALWAMNALILVYHVFLTTWQNGVAYVGAIMAAIYTARMLTCTTDPGRIMDATAAVARPFRLLGAKPEKFALTMAIMWTTIPYLLSSFVTVKDAARARGLEKQTWRFLIPFVVGAVGHALELGEALQARGLGEDEQERVPRARTEATAEAVSE; this comes from the coding sequence ATGCCGTTGTGGGCGAAATACCTCGTCGTCCTCCTGGTGGGCGTCGTGCCATTCATCTGGCGACGGTGGTGGCTGTCCATTGGCTGCGCCATGCTGGCCGTCGTCATCATCCTCGTCGTGGCCAGACTGCCGTCCCGGGCGGCCCTGCGACTGGGCCCTGCCCTGTGGGCCATGAATGCCCTCATCCTCGTCTACCACGTCTTCCTCACCACATGGCAGAACGGTGTGGCCTATGTGGGGGCCATCATGGCAGCCATCTACACCGCCAGAATGCTCACCTGCACCACCGATCCCGGACGGATCATGGATGCCACGGCGGCAGTGGCCAGACCATTTCGTCTTCTCGGTGCCAAACCCGAGAAATTTGCCCTCACCATGGCGATCATGTGGACGACGATTCCCTACCTTCTCTCCTCCTTCGTCACCGTGAAGGACGCTGCACGAGCCCGTGGGTTGGAGAAACAGACCTGGCGATTCCTCATCCCGTTCGTCGTCGGTGCCGTCGGGCACGCCCTGGAACTGGGCGAGGCACTGCAGGCGCGCGGACTCGGGGAGGACGAGCAGGAGCGTGTCCCACGCGCTCGTACCGAGGCCACAGCCGAGGCGGTGTCGGAATGA